From the Takifugu flavidus isolate HTHZ2018 chromosome 12, ASM371156v2, whole genome shotgun sequence genome, one window contains:
- the LOC130534489 gene encoding synaptic vesicle membrane protein VAT-1 homolog, with the protein MDFSLSSALEGKEEEIKKEEASKDEISWPWGKKDDKDGKKSDGKKSDSKDGKKSDSKKSDSKDGKKSDSKDHDHSKKKEKKKKEKKEKKHGNQSHTSSSSSSSSSSDEEK; encoded by the exons ATGGATTTCAGCCTGTCATCAG CTCTTgaggggaaagaagaagaaatcaagAAGGAGGAGGCCAGCAAGGACGAGATTTCCTGGCCGTGGGGTAAAAAA GATGATAAAGACGGCAAGAAGTCAGACGGCAAGAAGTCGGACAGCAAGGACGGAAAGAAGTCAGACAGCAAGAAGTCGGACAGCAAGGATGGAAAGAAGTCAGACAGCAAAGATCACGATCATagcaagaagaaggagaagaagaaaaaggaaaagaaggaaaagaagcatGGAAACCAATCTCatacctcctcatcctcatcttcctcctctagCAGTGATGAG GAGAAATGA